In Actinoplanes octamycinicus, the genomic window GCCGCGATCCTGCTCGCCGGGTTCCTGGTCATCCAGGCCCGCCGCCGGGAGCCGCTGGTCCGGCTGTCGATCTTCGCGAACCGGAACCTGTCCGCGGCGAACCTGGCCCAGCTGCTGCTCGGCGCGGCGTGGATCCCGATGTGGTTCTTCCTCAACCTCTACCTGCAGCAGGTGCTCGGCTTCCGGGCCTTCCCGAGCGGTGCCGCCCTGCTGCCGATGACCGTCCTCATCATGCTCGGGATGATCGTCGTCGCGCCGCGGGTGATCGGCCGGTTCGGGGCGAAGGCCACGCTGGTCACCGGGCTCGCGGTGCTGGCCGCCGGGCTTGGCTGGCTGGCCCTGATCCGGCCGACCGGCAGCTACCTGGTCGACGTGCTGCCCGCCTCTCTGGTCACCGCGCTCGGCATGGCCCTCGCGTTCATCCCGTCGCTGGGCACCGCGCTGTCCAGCGCCCGGCCCGGGGAGGGCGGTTTGGCCTCCGGGATCGTGAACACCAGCTACCAGGTGGGCTCGGCGCTCGGGCTGGCCGCGATGACTGCTCTGGCCAGTGCGCGTGGCGCTGACCGGCTCGGCGATCTGCCGGCGCTGACCAGCGGCTATTCCGCCGCCCTGCTCGGTGCCGCGGGCATCGCCGCGGCGGCGGCCGTCCTCGCCGGGATCACGCTCATCAGCCGTGGCGATGTCCCGGCCGCCCCGGAAACCGCACCGGCACCTCGATGAACCGCGGGTGCTGTCCGGTGCTCCGCCTGAGCGCCCTGAACGGCGGTCAGGCGGAGCACCGGGCATCTCGCCCGGTCGTACCGAAAGAGATGATTGTGGTGTCCACCGCGATGATGTCGCGCGCCGGGGTTGTCGGCGCTGCCCGGCCTACAGAGTGCTGCTCCCGGCGCGGTAGGCGGTGAGCACCCGGTCGACCACTCGCACGGCGAAGGCGGCGTCGAGCGGGGCGCCGGAGACCGCGCGGCGGTGGAAGATCGGTCCGGCGAGCAGGTCCAGGACTTCGGCCGGATCGGTGTCGGCGGGGAGCTCACCCTGGTCGATGCCCCGGGTGATGACGTCCAGGACGAGTTGATGGCGGGTGTCGGCCTGCCGGCGGTGCAGGGCGGCGAAGGCGGGATCGCGCTCCGCGGCGTCGACCAGAGCGAACATCATTCCGGTGGCTGGGCTGGTCCGGAGGGCTTCGGCGAAACCGGTGAGCAGGTGGACGAGATCGTCGCGGAGGCTGCCGGTGGCGGGGTCGGCGGGCAGGGCCAGGATGCTGTCGAAGGCGTCCAGGACAAGGGCGGCTTGACTCTCCCACTGGCGGTAGATGGTCGTTTTCGCCACGCCGGAATGCTCGGCAACCGCTTCGATGGTGGTGCCGGTGATGCCTCGCTGCGCGAGCAGCGCCAGGGCGCTGGTCAGCACCCTGGCCTTGCTGCGCAGCACGCGAGGGTCAACGGCCCGGCTCAACGTCGCTCCCACACCTCGCGATGGTCACGAATGTACTGTGCCATGGTGCGGGGCGTCCGCCGCAGCAGCCCGGCCATGGTGGGATCGACCTGCTCGGCCTGCCCGCGCCGCAGGCCGAGGTGCAGGACGGTCTGCACGAGGCACGGGGCGAGCGGCAGACCCTGACGGCGCAGATGCCGCAGATAGCCGCCGGCGCTGGCGGGCTGGTACTGGATCACCCGTCCGAGGGCGTCGGTGAGCAGGCCGGCGACCGCGTCGAAGGTGAGCGCTTCCGGGCCGGTCAGCGTGTACCCGGCGGATCGGTGGGCGGTGGTGTCGGTGAAGACGGTGGCGGCGACCTCGCCGATGTCTCGCG contains:
- a CDS encoding TetR/AcrR family transcriptional regulator, with product MSRAVDPRVLRSKARVLTSALALLAQRGITGTTIEAVAEHSGVAKTTIYRQWESQAALVLDAFDSILALPADPATGSLRDDLVHLLTGFAEALRTSPATGMMFALVDAAERDPAFAALHRRQADTRHQLVLDVITRGIDQGELPADTDPAEVLDLLAGPIFHRRAVSGAPLDAAFAVRVVDRVLTAYRAGSSTL
- a CDS encoding MFS transporter: MSRSPQRWWALALIALAQFIVIMDTSIIGVALPRMRDDLGFTPSDLSWVFNAYVVAFGGLLLLGGRLSDLYGARRIFATGWAVLLAGSALAGLAGGVEVELAARAVQGAGAALIAPSALTLLMMLFGSQPAELTKALALYGAAAPAGGTAGVFLGGVITEYVSWPWVFYLNIPVAALALVATPALMPAGGNRPGRLDVAGALTVTGGLAAAVYAIVRAPEAGWTAASTWLTLGGAAILLAGFLVIQARRREPLVRLSIFANRNLSAANLAQLLLGAAWIPMWFFLNLYLQQVLGFRAFPSGAALLPMTVLIMLGMIVVAPRVIGRFGAKATLVTGLAVLAAGLGWLALIRPTGSYLVDVLPASLVTALGMALAFIPSLGTALSSARPGEGGLASGIVNTSYQVGSALGLAAMTALASARGADRLGDLPALTSGYSAALLGAAGIAAAAAVLAGITLISRGDVPAAPETAPAPR